The Geobacter metallireducens GS-15 region CCTCCCCCGGCGATGGGGAAAGGGCCGGATACGCCCCGGTGGAAGGGGGTTACTGGTGAAGTTTAAAGGTGCCGTCAACGGAGGTGATGGACGAAATGGCGTGCTTGTAAATCAGCATGTCGCCCTGGATCTCCATGAGAACCGAGAAATTGTCGAATGACTTGATGTACCCTTCGAGTTTTTCTCCCGACATGAGCCGAACAGCAACCTTGATCCGCTCTTTCCGCGACTGGTTGAGGTATTGATCCTGGATGTTGAACGGTGCTTTTGCCATATGCCGCTCCTTTAATGATAAAATCCCATGACAGTACTCAAGATACTATCAAACTTCCCCGGATATTCAACCCAGATAATTTCCGAATCCCGGCGAAACCACGTCATCTGGCGTTTTGCATACTGCCGCGTGTTCTGTTTGATGAGCCGCATGGCCTCATCGAGGGAGAATTCACCGGCAAGATGAGCGCAGATTTCCCGGTAGCCGATGGAGCCCATGGCCTTGAGGGTTGCGGGATACCCTGCTGACAGGAGTCCCCTCACCTCCTCAACAAGCCCCTCGGCGATCATCCGGTCCACCCGTTCCTCCACCCGCCGGTAGAGAAGCTCCCGCTCGACGGTAATGCCGAGCTTGAGGCAGCGGTAGGGCTCGTCGGCAAAGCGGTGCGCTTCCTGAAAGGCCGACAGGGGACGCCCCGTCAGGAGAAAGACCTCCAGTGCCCGCACGATCCGGACGCCGTCATTGGGGTGAAGCCGGGCTGCAGCAACGGGATCGACCGCGGCGAGGCGCCGGTGCAGGGACTCCAAGCCTTCGCCGTGGGCCTGATCTTCCAGTTCGCGGCGGATATTGTCGTCCCCGCCGGGAGAAGCCACGAGCCCCTGGGTCAGGATCCTGATGTAGAGACCGGTGCCCCCTACCAGAATGACCCGCTTTCCCCGACGCTCAATATCTGCAATCGCCCGGGATGCGTGCTCGCGGAAGTCGGCGGCGGTAAAATTCACCTTGGGATCGACAATGTCGTAGAGGTGGTGGGGAACCCGCCGGCGCTCCTCTTGGGAAGGCTTTGCGGTGCCTATGTCCATGCCCCGATAGACCTGCATGGAATCGGCGTTGACGATCTCGCCGCCGATCCGCTCGGCAAGCTCCAGGGCCAGCGCCGACTTTCCCGATGCCGTGGGTCCCTGGACGATGACGAGCCTGGTCTTTTCTTCTTCCTTCACGCCATGACTCCTTACCGTTTGAACATCCGCTCCACCTCGGCAAGGGTGAGCCGCTGCAGGACGGGGCGGCCGTGGGGGCAGTTGGTGGAGTAGTCGGTGGCGTCCATCTGGGCAAACAGGGCCTCGATCTGGGCGGTGGTGAGGGGGTGTTCTCCCCGCACCACGCTGTGGCAGGCGATGCGGGTAAGGATCTCCTCTACGGCGTCGGCAACGGAACGGTTCGCACCGACCGCCTGAAACTCCTCCAGGGTATCCCTCAGGATGCGGAGGTAGTCCTTCCCGGCCAGAAGCCGCGGCACACCTTTCACCACCCAGGTGGTGCCGCCGAACTCATCCAGATCAAACCCGATGCGGCGCAGCTCCTCGCCATGTTCGCGCAGTTCCGCCACCTCACGATGGGAGAGCTCAAGGGTGTCGGGGAAAAGGAGCCCCTGCCCTTCCACCCCGCCGGCCGCGAACTGGGCCTTGAGGCGCTCGAAGGCCACCCGTTCGTGGGCCGCGTGCTGGTCGATGATAACCAGGTCGCTTCCGTCCTGGCAGAGAATGTAGGAGGCATGAAACTGCCCGATGATCGCAAGCCGTGAGAAGTAGCCGCGATCCATGGGCCGGTCCGGTTCCTCCGCGGACTGGTCTGGTGCCGGAACAACCGCAGGCAGAGGCTGAAAGAAGGGACGGCTTGGGGCTGGCGAGGGACGGTAGTTGACGAGAAGCTCCCGCACCTCGGCGACCCGTTCCGAACTCGTGGCTGGCTCGCGGCGTTCAGGGGGGGGTGAGGAAACTGTCGACTGCGATTCCTTGCGCAGCCAGGGGGTCGGGCGAAGCGCCTCCTCGATCACCCCCTGGATCACGTCGTGAACGACCCCCTGTTGCCGGAACCGGACCTCATGCTTGGTGGGATGGACGTTCACGTCCACATCCCCTGCCGGTACCTGGATAAAGAGGACCACCACAGGGTAGCGCCCCCGCTCCAGGAAGTTGCGGTAGGCTTGGAGTACGGCGTGTTGCACCACCCGATCACGGATGAAGCGGCCATTGATGAAGGTGTAGAGGTGCCCTGCGGCGGAGCGGCTCACGTCGGGCCGGGCCACGAGCCCCCGCACCGTCACCCCTTCCACGGTGGAGTCCAGGGGGTACAGGGCTCCGGCAATGGTGCGCCCCAGCAGCGCCGCCACCCGCTCCTCCATGGTGCCGTTCAGGGCCCGGAAGACAGTCTTGCCGTCGTTCACATAGGTGAAGCGCACCTCGGGGCGGGAGATGGCGAGGCGGGTGAGAAGATCCCCCACATGGCCGGCCTCGGTCTCGGCGCTCTTCATGAACTTGAGCCGTGCCGGGGTATTGAAGAAGAGGTTCCGCACGGTGATGACCGTCCCCTCGGCCATGCCGCACGCCTTCACCTCTTTGATCCGTCCCCCCTCGGCATAGATTTCCGTCCCCTCGATGGCTCCCCGCTGGCGGGTGGCAAGGGAGAACCGGGAGACGGAGGCAATGGACGGGAGCGCCTCTCCCCGG contains the following coding sequences:
- the hfq gene encoding RNA chaperone Hfq, translating into MAKAPFNIQDQYLNQSRKERIKVAVRLMSGEKLEGYIKSFDNFSVLMEIQGDMLIYKHAISSITSVDGTFKLHQ
- the miaA gene encoding tRNA (adenosine(37)-N6)-dimethylallyltransferase MiaA; the encoded protein is MKEEEKTRLVIVQGPTASGKSALALELAERIGGEIVNADSMQVYRGMDIGTAKPSQEERRRVPHHLYDIVDPKVNFTAADFREHASRAIADIERRGKRVILVGGTGLYIRILTQGLVASPGGDDNIRRELEDQAHGEGLESLHRRLAAVDPVAAARLHPNDGVRIVRALEVFLLTGRPLSAFQEAHRFADEPYRCLKLGITVERELLYRRVEERVDRMIAEGLVEEVRGLLSAGYPATLKAMGSIGYREICAHLAGEFSLDEAMRLIKQNTRQYAKRQMTWFRRDSEIIWVEYPGKFDSILSTVMGFYH
- the mutL gene encoding DNA mismatch repair endonuclease MutL; this encodes MSTQIRILPENLTNKIAAGEVVERPASVVKELVENSLDAGCRDIIVEIEAGGRRLIRVTDDGSGMSREDALLSLERHATSKIASDDDLFSLCTLGFRGEALPSIASVSRFSLATRQRGAIEGTEIYAEGGRIKEVKACGMAEGTVITVRNLFFNTPARLKFMKSAETEAGHVGDLLTRLAISRPEVRFTYVNDGKTVFRALNGTMEERVAALLGRTIAGALYPLDSTVEGVTVRGLVARPDVSRSAAGHLYTFINGRFIRDRVVQHAVLQAYRNFLERGRYPVVVLFIQVPAGDVDVNVHPTKHEVRFRQQGVVHDVIQGVIEEALRPTPWLRKESQSTVSSPPPERREPATSSERVAEVRELLVNYRPSPAPSRPFFQPLPAVVPAPDQSAEEPDRPMDRGYFSRLAIIGQFHASYILCQDGSDLVIIDQHAAHERVAFERLKAQFAAGGVEGQGLLFPDTLELSHREVAELREHGEELRRIGFDLDEFGGTTWVVKGVPRLLAGKDYLRILRDTLEEFQAVGANRSVADAVEEILTRIACHSVVRGEHPLTTAQIEALFAQMDATDYSTNCPHGRPVLQRLTLAEVERMFKR